TAGCCCGTTTGCCAAGGATAGGCTCCGTGCTACACCCCCAAAGAAGGCCCATTACATGCCATTAAACAATGTTTGCCAATACACATGATGGCATCTTTGACACAAAATCGTCGgggtgcgcgctcgcgctacatcgccatcatcatcatcatcatcccttcgGCCACTGAAAAGGTTAGTCCGTTGATGGCGCTAGAGTGAGTTTCTCGGGATCCGGTGGAAAATAGGGTTTCGGTCAAACATGCTGACAGGATCGGCCACTATATACTAGCTATCTCTGTGCTGAACCAGCACTGTGTTGgctctttctcgctccctctttCTGGGTCGCTTGTTTCTCGCGACTATTAGCTAAAGTCATTAAATTTTCATCGCCTTCGCACGCTAATCACCTCTCGCGCGACCGGATTCCAGAAGGAACGAGCCCGCTTCCGCATTCATCTCGCATCCACCCTTCTTTTCCTGTtctcgcacaaacacacagtgtGTTTGCGGTGAATGGAAGGGGTGCATAAATGCCCTAAAACCCCACGATGGGGACGCCCGGTCAGCTAACTAATTGAATACCACTATCATCACAGGAGCGCGATCGCCATATTGGCTAGGCTAGCATGCTTTCGATGGCAGGTTTGGGAATGGACGTCGGCCGTGTTTATAACTGCCAGGCgccttgtttttggttcggaAAATCGAGCGGAGAATTCGATCCCTTCTTAATTATGTCTTAATTACTGAGGCCTAACTCCAGGATAGCGCGTCCCAATaggtttctttctctcgctatAACAGGCACGTTGCACAGAAAAGAAACCTTTCTGCCATAAATGGCGCCAAGGAACGATGTACAATGTAAACATAATATTGCGCTTCGAGCCGATAACTGGTAGGGTAATCGATTCCTTTGGGATAAAAATCAATTACATTAAAACCGGAAATGGTACCCAGATTGCGCAGGCGTTTGCTCTAACCCTGACCTAACTAGTGGGCAAAGTGTGTCATCGCCGGACAACTAAAAACCGTCATCCCGTGCAATAGCACCGGACTTATTTCTTTTCTAATCGACACAGATTAGAACCAACTGCTTCGTGAGCTCGAAACATAAACGAAACTACGGGATAAGCAAGAGATTTTTAATCCAATCGAGCTACTTTACCTGATTAACGTGCGGATCGTCGAGGTACACTTGGACATCATCACCAGCCGCACCACTTGATGTGACCTCATGGCGTGGCAGATTATCGTTACGATCCAGTACGGTGACAGTGACCGTCCGGTTGACGGTTTGTTGTGCGGCCGGGCTTCCATCACCgagttgctgcagttgcgtGCAGCGTACACCGGCCAGCAGTATCGGACCGGGAGCGTGACTGTCGTGATCGAAGGAAACTCGCGTTCGTAGGGTGCCATCGTTCGGATCGAGCAACAGATAGTCGTTGCCTGCGGTGTCGTCCTGCAGCGCATATCGAACCTGATGCTGTGGGCAGAGGCGCCGATAGATGGCTGGTCCCAGTGTACCGATTGTCGCGCCCGCTGGACCGTTCTCCGCCACACGATACTGTGCCGCATCCCAAAAGCATGCCCGATCCGGATGATGCTCGCAGAAGCTATCGAGCGAATCTTCCTTCACCGGTTGCGGGTCGATGGTGAGACTTAGGCGAGCCACTGGAACCGAGGCGGACGATAGAACGCTCCCATTTTCCGCCACGATGATGAATTCCGTTATGTTTGCGAGCGACAGAATTTTGGAGGTAATCCACAGATCGCCCGTTTTCTCGTCCACCGTCAAATATCCAGCGTCACTGGATGGCACCTCGATGCTGTAGTGATAGTGGGGAGAATTACCCGCCGGTTGCATTCCATTCGTCGACAGCAGGCGTAGGTTGACGATGGGTTCACTTCGCAGAATGATGTACGATTCCTTCGAGATAGGCAGCGTTAGGCGCAGTTTTGACGTTGAAAAGTAAACTCCCGGCGAAGCTGGAAGGCAAATAAACAGACGGAGAGGGAGTGAGTACAGAGATATTAGATATAAGTCGTTCAGCGGTGGCTTAAGGGAAAATGGTTATGGATAAGATATTTATGAGCTAGAAGGAGCACCGCCTGAGGCGACATGAGCTAGCAGTTCCAGCTAAAGCGCACAGTATGGATAAGCTGGATCATCTTAGGGTCTGCCGCGCGTGCGGCAAGGCAAACAGTAATGCGAGACAGCAAGCGGATTCATCGGATTTTTTCGAATGAAAAGATGAATTCATAATTCTATTTGCGCTTCATTATTTTAACGGAGGTTCGCGAAATTGTgaaattgtgtgtgtcttttccTAGGATTGTTCACAATCGCCGTTTTAGTATCTAGAAATTTGAACATAGTTTCAAACTCTGCTGTTTTTGGTGCGTGCTCTGTGTTATCTCTGGTTTATGATTGGATGTCCAGACATTCGGCAAACATAATCACAATGGCAAACAAAGCCCCTAAAGGCGTTAAAAATGAAAGATTGCTCGGGAGGATACACTCTAGATACAGACTACGAACAGTAGACGTGTTCTGATGGAGTAAGACTGTTGATGGCCAATTACTGAAATTTTCCTGCCTTTTCCAACCGCCAAAGACCCTCTGGCTAATGGCTCTGGCTACCACCGAGGCACTGTGTTCAACAGTGAATAGGGGCTGCTAATGGAATaggtattgtttttttttaattcaacaaCCTATCTGTACTTTGCAGCGTCTACATCGCAAGTACaccgaacaacaaacaataagGTGGTAGAATAAATGGttgttttcccccctttcGCCGACAACGGAGTGTATAGAGTTTCTCACTGCAACATCATTAGCCGTGctccacacaccacaaacaccgaCAGGACGCAGATAGGACAATCTGCAGCCAAAAGGACATCATAAACACCTCGGataccttcttccttcctccgtGTGTAAAGCAAGTCCTGGGTTGCGCTTCTGCTGCCAGTGGATGTTGATCGGTGTTGATGGCAATATCAATTAGCGTGACCGGTTGCTAGGCTTCGCCTTCGCTGCGTCAGCCGTCTCCGTCCCGAGGTCGTACTGCGTGGCCGGTATGTTTCAGCTTAtagaaagtaaaacaaaacctaTAAGCATAATGTTCGTACGTCAACGTCATTACCAGCTGGCATTTACCAGGTTCGCGACGGTCGGTACTTGCCGcccacgagagagaaagagcgctcATCTAGCGGTCCCCCATTATCCGAAGCAGCGAACACCATACGTCCTTTTGGCCAACGTCCAATGCAGACGCCACGagatgctgcgatgcgattTAATGGTAACACAGAATTGCGAACAGCATTACCACCAACGGCCAACTCAC
The sequence above is a segment of the Anopheles darlingi chromosome 2, idAnoDarlMG_H_01, whole genome shotgun sequence genome. Coding sequences within it:
- the LOC125959588 gene encoding uncharacterized protein LOC125959588; its protein translation is MEARNDNASFLSRRWRQRRNWWIARRMLLISLMVLAGSIPTPAAFASPGVYFSTSKLRLTLPISKESYIILRSEPIVNLRLLSTNGMQPAGNSPHYHYSIEVPSSDAGYLTVDEKTGDLWITSKILSLANITEFIIVAENGSVLSSASVPVARLSLTIDPQPVKEDSLDSFCEHHPDRACFWDAAQYRVAENGPAGATIGTLGPAIYRRLCPQHQVRYALQDDTAGNDYLLLDPNDGTLRTRVSFDHDSHAPGPILLAGVRCTQLQQLGDGSPAAQQTVNRTVTVTVLDRNDNLPRHEVTSSGAAGDDVQVYLDDPHVNQVK